A window of Amycolatopsis australiensis contains these coding sequences:
- a CDS encoding ATP-binding protein: protein MKPRGSRHELGISAELTELAKVRQWVRVVLRDFPANVVTTAVMVVDELTSNALRHGRAPYHLRLLTGAAKLRIEVDDAGGEPARRRTPSDQGGRGLLLVERCAAAWGQLRRAGGKTLWAELTTDPDPAGAPG, encoded by the coding sequence GTGAAACCGCGAGGCAGCCGCCACGAGCTCGGCATCTCCGCCGAGCTCACGGAGCTGGCCAAGGTCCGGCAGTGGGTCCGCGTGGTCCTGCGGGACTTCCCGGCGAACGTCGTCACCACCGCGGTCATGGTGGTCGACGAGCTGACGTCCAACGCGCTGCGCCACGGCCGCGCGCCCTACCACCTCCGGCTGCTGACCGGTGCCGCGAAGCTGCGCATCGAGGTCGACGACGCCGGCGGCGAGCCCGCGCGCCGCCGGACCCCGTCCGACCAGGGCGGGCGCGGGCTGCTGCTGGTGGAGCGCTGCGCAGCCGCGTGGGGCCAGCTGCGCCGGGCCGGCGGCAAGACGCTGTGGGCCGAGCTGACCACCGACCCGGATCCGGCCGGAGCCCCTGGCTGA